Genomic segment of Paenibacillus sp. FSL R5-0912:
GAAGTGCTGAAGGCATTCAAGGAGAAGGACCCAGGCGGAACAGGGAACAGCGGCGCTCCGATGTCAATTGACGGTGCACTGGCAACGACGGCGAATATTACAGGTGCCTTCGGAATAGGCACAAGCTGGAATACAGTGGACGGCAAGCTGGTTCCTGCCCCGCTGCATCCGGGCTTCAAGGAATATTTGACGTACATGTCCGGTCTGTATAAGCAGGGTCTGCTCGATAAGGAATTTGCCGTGAACAAGGATGCTACTCTGAAGGAGAAATTCACCAGCGGCAAGATCGGGGTTATTCAGCTGCCTTGGTATGATATTCCCGGAATTGCTGATGCCTTGACCAAGAACTTTCCTGATGCCAAATATGCTTATCTTCCTGCCCTCAAAGGCAAAGACGGTCAAATGGGCCTCGGCATGAGCGGCGGGTTCGACCGTATTACCTTCATTCCGAAATCTGCGAAGCATCCTGAAGATGCGATGAAATGGATCAACGCCAAGCTGGAAAAAGAAACCTTCAAGCTGATTGCCATCGGTGAAGAAGGCAAACATCATACCTATAAAGACGGTGTATACAGTCCGATCCTGCCGCTGTTCACGGACGAACGCGGCAACGCCAGCAATTATCTGACTGGTATAGACGAGAAGCTGTACCCGATCTATTGGCAGGCCCGGGTGCAGAAGGATGCGCGTCTGTTTGCAGGCTTCTCTTATCTGAACAATGAGCTTCCGGCGGAAGCGAGAATTGCTGATCCGCTGGCGCTGGCTCCATCCCTGCCGGAATATTCGAAGAACAATGCTTCGCTGAATCAGATGATTAATGATTTCGCTGTCAAAGTCATTGTCGGTGAAGAGTCCCCGGATGCCGTGGCTGATTTCGCCGAGAAATATAATGCTGCTGGCGGAGAAGCCAGCACCAAAGAGGTGAATGACTGGTATGCTACAGTGAAGAAATAGTGTCATAGAAAACTTTTTAGGAGGCAAAAGAATGAACAGCTACAGGATGCGGAGCAGTGAGATTCCGCTGCAGGATTCCTGGGATGTCATCGTTGCAGGCGGCGGGCCGGCGGGTTGTACGGCGGCCGCTGCCGCAGCCCGGGAAGGGGCAAAGACGCTGCTAATCGAAGCAACAGGCAGCCTGGGCGGAATGGGCACATCGGGACTTGTGCCTGCCTGGTGCCCGTTCTCGGATATGAAGACGATCATCTACCGGGGACTGGCGATGAAGGTGTTTGAAGCCTTGAAGGCGCAGATGCCTCATGTAAGCAAAGAGGCGATGGACTGGGTTCCGATCGAGCCCGAGAAGCTCAAGGTCATCTATGATGAGCTGGTATCCGGAGCAGGGGCCGCGGTGCTGTTCAATACGCAGCTGGGTTCCGTGGAGGCGGATGAGGAAGGTAATGTGCTGGCGCTGATCACTGCCAGCAAGAATGGACTGCAGGCGCTGAAGGCTAAGGTCTATATCGACTGCACGGGCGATGCCGATGTAGCAGCCTGGGCGGGAGCAGAATATCTCAAGGGAGATACGGCAACCGGTGAGCTGATGCCTGCCACGCACTGTTTTACCTTGGGCAATGTCGATGAATATGCTTATCTGAACGGTCCGCTACTGCATAACAATAACAAAACCAGCCCAATCTTCGATATTCTGGGCTCCGGCAAATTCCCCTTAATTCCGGACTCGCATATCTGTAATAATGTCATTGCTCCCCGGACGGTGGGCTTCAATGCGGGACATCTATGGGATGTCGATAATACGGATGCCTTCTCCGTATCTGCCGCATTGATGCAGGGAAGGAAGCTGGCTTCCGTCTATAGGGATGCCCTGGCAGAATACATGCCTGCTGCGTTCGGCAGCTCTTATGTAGCCAACACCGGCTCGCTGATGGGTGTGCGGGAGACGCGGAGAATTACGGGAGATTATGTGCTGAGTGTGGATGATTATATCAACCGCCGCAGCTTCGCGGA
This window contains:
- a CDS encoding FAD-dependent oxidoreductase, with the translated sequence MNSYRMRSSEIPLQDSWDVIVAGGGPAGCTAAAAAAREGAKTLLIEATGSLGGMGTSGLVPAWCPFSDMKTIIYRGLAMKVFEALKAQMPHVSKEAMDWVPIEPEKLKVIYDELVSGAGAAVLFNTQLGSVEADEEGNVLALITASKNGLQALKAKVYIDCTGDADVAAWAGAEYLKGDTATGELMPATHCFTLGNVDEYAYLNGPLLHNNNKTSPIFDILGSGKFPLIPDSHICNNVIAPRTVGFNAGHLWDVDNTDAFSVSAALMQGRKLASVYRDALAEYMPAAFGSSYVANTGSLMGVRETRRITGDYVLSVDDYINRRSFADEICRNSYFIDIHGTEREEKQAGGKPEVIKRYGPGESHGIPYRCLTPRSLKNVLVAGRSISCVREVQGSVRVMPVCLAMGEAAGIAAALATELPDYDVHAVDVSVLRRRLKEEGAYLPDNPVAGTVFGDPGAAAGEEEEPVRYH
- a CDS encoding extracellular solute-binding protein; the encoded protein is MKQTKWLSLLLSTGLLLAATACGSSNNTNSNGGNASTAAPASAEATSAPATSENAAKPELKSLNLWSKDDYNTYPLAKVIEERTGYKVKYEMLPADKAMDKLNLLISSAEPYDVITISGEKAVYTDYAKMGALVDLTPLIEEFGDNIKASISQASFDAMKIDGKIYGIPNSSSQFAGADLMIRQDWLDKLGLKTPTTLDEFTEVLKAFKEKDPGGTGNSGAPMSIDGALATTANITGAFGIGTSWNTVDGKLVPAPLHPGFKEYLTYMSGLYKQGLLDKEFAVNKDATLKEKFTSGKIGVIQLPWYDIPGIADALTKNFPDAKYAYLPALKGKDGQMGLGMSGGFDRITFIPKSAKHPEDAMKWINAKLEKETFKLIAIGEEGKHHTYKDGVYSPILPLFTDERGNASNYLTGIDEKLYPIYWQARVQKDARLFAGFSYLNNELPAEARIADPLALAPSLPEYSKNNASLNQMINDFAVKVIVGEESPDAVADFAEKYNAAGGEASTKEVNDWYATVKK